DNA from Rubripirellula lacrimiformis:
AATCGAAGTCGTTGGCTCACCACACCTTTCCCGCCTCATGGAATCCCATTGATGCCAGTCCAATCTTTCCGTCTTGCCGCTGTTCTCCTGTTCGTTTCCGGTGGTGTCCTGTTGGCGACACCTGGCTTTGCCCAGGATGCAGCAACGGATGTGGCTGGCTCTGACGCGGCTGGATCCGTCGCTGCACCGACGAAATCCGAGATCGAATCAGCCGCGAATCGCGGAATTGAGTTTTTGAAGAATCGTGGTCAGGCCTTGGACGGATCGTTCAGCAGCGAAACGGGGGCTGCGGTGACCGGGTTGTGCGTTCGGGCGATCTTGGAACATCGGCCATCGGCTGTCGACGATCCAACCGTCAAGAAAGCTTTGGAATACATCGAAGGCAATTTTCAAGGCGATGGCGGTGTCTACGCGACGGGATCGCTGTACCGCAACTACGAGACATCGGTCGCTGTGGGGGCTCTTGTGAAAGCCAACCGGGACGGCAAGTACGACAGCGTGCTGGCCCGTGCGAAGGTGTTTTTGAAAGAGATCCAGTGGGACGAAGGTGACGGGGTCGAATCGTCTGACACTGCATACGGCGGGGCCGGGTACGGCAAACACGCTCGCCCCGATCTGTCGAACACTTCGTTTTTGATCGATGCCCTACGAGAATTGGGGGACGATCCGGATGACGAAGCGATCCAAAAGGCGCTGCGATTTGTGCTTCGAACTCAGAACTTGGCCGGCCAAGGCAACGACACCAAGTACGCCGAAACGGTCGGTGACGGTGGCTTTTACTACACCCCGGCCGCGGGCGGTCAAAGTCAGGCTGGCGAAACCGATGGTGGTGGGCTGCGAAGCTATGGTTCGATGACCTATGCCGGACTGAAAAGCATGATTTACGCCGGATTGACCAAAGACGACCCTCGCGTGGCCGCCGCGATGGATTTCATCCGGAAAAACTACTCCTTGGATTCCAACCCGGGGATGGATCAAGCTGGCCTGTTCTACTATTACCACACCTTTGCCAAGGCTCTGGAAGCGGCCGAAATCAACACGATCGATGACGATTCGGGCAACGCGCACGTATGGCGTGACGAGTTGGCCGCCCATTTGATCCGCCGTCAACAGAAGGATGGATCTTGGGTGAACGACCAAAACGATCGCTGGATGGAAGGCGATCGCAACCTCGTCACCGCCTACGCGCTGTTGGCTTTGGCTTACGCCGGACGTTAGTAGATTGTCGGTTTCGTCCAGTTTCCATTTTAGTGTTAGCCGTTTGGACACGATCGCCCTGTTGATTTCATCACCCGCTGCGTAAGCGAGGGATTCGACGTGATCCCTCGCTCGCGCTTCGGGCGATGGTTTGCACGTTAAGTTCAGGGAAACGACTTAATCAGCAGGCCGCATGCCCCGGCTTCGCGGGAGACGAATCCCAGGCTAGCGGGCTGTTGATTTAGTAACCCGCTGCGTGAGCGAGGGATTCGACGTGATCCCTCGCTCACGCTTCGGGTTATGATTTGCACGTTAAGTTCAGGGAAACGACTTAATCAGCAGGCCGCAAGCCTCGGCTTCTCGGGAGACGAATCCCAGGCTAGCGGGCTGTTGATTTAGTAACCCGCTGCGTGAGCGAGGGATTCGATGTGATCCCTCGCTCACGCTTCGGGTTATGATTTGCACGTTAAGTTCAGGGAAACGACTTAATCAGCAGGCCGCAAGCCTCGGCTTCTCGGGAGACGAATCCCAGGCTAGCGGGCTGTTGATTTAGTAACCCGCTGCTTGAGCGAGGGATTCGACGTGATCCCTCGCTCACGCTTCGGGCGATGGTTTGCACGTTAAGTTCAGGGAAACGACTTAATCAGCAGGCCGCAAGCCCCGGCTTCTCGGGAGACGAATCCCAGGCTAGCGGGCTGTTGGTTTAATAACCCGCTGCGTCAGCGAGGGATTCGACGTGATCCCTCGCTCACGCTTCGGGCGATGGTTTGCACGTTAAGTTCAGGGAAACGACTTAATCAGCAGGCCGCAAGCCTCGGCTTCTCGGGAGACGAATCCCAGGCTAGCGGGCTGTTGATTTAGTAACCCGCTGCGTCAGCGAGGGATTCGACGTGATCCCTCGCTCGCGCTTCGGGCGATGGTTTGCACGTTAAGTTCAGGGAAACGACTTAATCAGCAGGCCGCTAGCGTTTAAACGGCGAAGGAAATCGACAAGCCGCTAGTCAACGCTGCGTTGACTGATCCCAATCCCAACGGGATATGGTCTTCCGCAGGCAGTCAGGTAAGTCAGGCAATGGGCTACCGGGGACCGTCCGTTCGTTGCCCTCGCGTCCTGGACTGGGCATACTGACAGTGCGCGTACCGCGCGGGCGACCGGCGTGTCGCAGATTAGTTCATTTTCATCGGCAGCCGATCATCGGTTGCCGGTTTCGATATCAGCAAGTTGGAACGATTTCCATGAGTCTAGCATCGCGTTTGATCACCACCGTCCTATTGGCGTTGTTCTTGGCCGCGTCGCCCACCCAAGGCGAAAACGCGACTTCGGTTACCGAAGGCGGTTCATTGTGGGTCACGTCGATGGCCAAACGTGGCGGCGATGGAAAATTCGTCGGATCGACTGCCACCGGGTTGTTGCTGCGACCTGCGGACGTGATTGCGTTCGACGCGGCGGATCCATCGAATGTCACCACCCTGTACTCGCACCCGGCCGCCGTTTGGCGCGTTGTGGCAACCGACGATGGCAAGACCGTTGCCAGTGTCGATTATCGCGGCAACCTGATGACGCAGTCCGAAGGCGACCAGGAAGCGAGTCT
Protein-coding regions in this window:
- a CDS encoding prenyltransferase/squalene oxidase repeat-containing protein; protein product: MPVQSFRLAAVLLFVSGGVLLATPGFAQDAATDVAGSDAAGSVAAPTKSEIESAANRGIEFLKNRGQALDGSFSSETGAAVTGLCVRAILEHRPSAVDDPTVKKALEYIEGNFQGDGGVYATGSLYRNYETSVAVGALVKANRDGKYDSVLARAKVFLKEIQWDEGDGVESSDTAYGGAGYGKHARPDLSNTSFLIDALRELGDDPDDEAIQKALRFVLRTQNLAGQGNDTKYAETVGDGGFYYTPAAGGQSQAGETDGGGLRSYGSMTYAGLKSMIYAGLTKDDPRVAAAMDFIRKNYSLDSNPGMDQAGLFYYYHTFAKALEAAEINTIDDDSGNAHVWRDELAAHLIRRQQKDGSWVNDQNDRWMEGDRNLVTAYALLALAYAGR